From Enoplosus armatus isolate fEnoArm2 chromosome 23, fEnoArm2.hap1, whole genome shotgun sequence, a single genomic window includes:
- the LOC139305619 gene encoding kinesin light chain 2-like isoform X5: MSAMVYPREEALERLSQDEIVLNTKAVMQGLETLRGEHAQLLNSLLDCTQPPAAQEKSGLLRKSLEAIELGLGEAQVIIALSSHLSAVESEKQKLRAQVRRLCQENQWLRDELAGTQHKLQRSEQSVAQLEEEKKHLEFMNQIKKFDDDVSPSEEKSQSSGGGSGGGDTSKDSLDDLFPNDDDQGPGLSQPSGEVAAQQGGYEIPARLRTLHNLVIQYASQGRYEVAVPLCKQALEDLEKTSGHDHPDVATMLNILALVYRDQNKYKEAAHLLNDALAIREKTLGKDHPAVAATLNNLAVLYGKRGKYKEAEPLCKRALEIREKVLGKYHPDVAKQLNNLALLCQNQGKYDEVEYYYRRALEIYESKLGADDPNVAKTKNNLATCYLKQGKFKDAEALYKEILTRAHEKEFGSVNNDNKPIWMHAEEREESKGKRKDSGPYVEYGSWYKACKVDSPTVNTTLKSLGALYRRQGKLEAAETLEECASKSRKQGIDAINQSKVVELLKDGGAGGGDRRHSREGINGPGGQRGESEGDDSAEWNGDGNGSLRRSGSFGKIRDALRRSSEMLVKKLQGSGPQEPRNPGMKRASSLNFLNKSTEETTQDANSGLSDCRGLSASNVDLSRRSSLIG; encoded by the exons ATGTCCGCCATGGTGTATCCACGTGAAGAAGCCCTGGAGCGACTGAGCCAGGATGAGATTGTCCTCAACACTAAGGCCGTCATGCAGGGCCTGGAGACGCTGCGCGGCGAACACGCCCAGCTCCTCAACTCGCTGCTGGACTGCACCCAGCCACCTGCCGCCCAGGAGAAATCTGGGCTGCTCCGTAAGAGTCTGGAGGCCATCGAGCTGGGCCTGGGAGAGGCACAG gtgATCATCGCCTTGTCGAGCCACCTGAGCGCCGTGGAGTCGGAGAAGCAGAAGCTGCGCGCTCAGGTGCGCCGGCTCTGCCAGGAGAACCAGTGGCTGCGGGACGAGCTGGCGGGAACGCAGCACAAGCTGCAGCGCAGCGAGCAGAGCGTcgcccagctggaggaggagaagaagcaCCTGGAGTTCATGAACCAGATCAAGAAGTTTGACGACGACGTCTCGCCCTCGGAGGAGAAGAGCCAGAGCTCCGGCGGcggaagtggaggaggagacactTCAAAGGACAGTCTGGACGACTTGTTCCCCAACGATGATGACCAGGGACCAG gtttgt CCCAGCCCAGTGGAGAAGTGGCAGCCCAGCAGGGAGGCTACGAGATCCCGGCCCGCCTCAGGACGCTCCACAACCTGGTGATCCAGTACGCCTCCCAGGGGAGGTACGAGGTGGCCGTGCCGCTGTGCAAACAAGCCCTGGAGGACCTGGAGAAGACGTCTGGACACGACCACCCTGACGTAGCCACGATGCTCAACATCCTGGCCTTGGTGTACAG GGATCAGAACAAGTACAAAGAAGCGGCTCACCTTCTGAATGATGCCCTGGCCATCAGAGAGAAGACGCTGGGGAAGGATCATCCAGCTGTGGCTGCAACCCTCAACAACCTGGCTGTTCTGTACGGCAAGAGGGGCAAGTACAAGGAGGCCGAACCTCTCTGCAAGAGAGCGCTGGAGATCAGAGAGAAG GTGTTGGGGAAGTACCACCCAGATGTAGCCAAGCAGCTGAACAACTTGGCCCTGCTGTGTCAGAACCAGGGGAAGTACGACGAGGTGGAGTACTACTACAGACGAGCCCTGGAGATCTACGAgtccaaactgggagctgatgaCCCCAACGTGGCCAAGACCAAAAATAACCTG GCTACCTGCTACCTGAAGCAGGGCAAGTTCAAAGATGCTGAGGCTCTGTACAAAGAGATCCTGACCCGGGCTCACGAGAAGGAGTTTGGATCTGTCAACA ATGACAACAAGCCAATCTGGATGCacgcagaggagagagaggagagcaag GGTAAGCGCAAGGACTCTGGCCCATATGTAGAGTATGGAAGCTGGTACAAGGCCTGCAAGGTGGACAG cccCACAGTGAACACAACCCTCAAAAGCTTGGGGGCTTTGTACCGTCGTCAGGGCAAActggaggcagcagaaacactggAGGAGTGCGCCAGCAAGTCACGTAAACAG GGTATTGATGCCATTAACCAGAGTAAGGTGGTGGAGCTGCTGAAGGACGGGGGAGCTGGAGGGGGCGACAGACGACACAGCAGGGAAGGAATCAACGGGCCGGGGGGACAGCGGGGGGAGAGCGAGGGCGACGACTCCGCTGAGTGGAACGGG GATGGTAACGGGTCTCTGCGTCGCAGCGGCTCCTTCGGGAAGATTCGTGACGCGCTGAGAAGGAGCAGCGAGATGCTGGTGAAGAAGCTGCAGGGGAGCGGACCACAAGAGCCCCGCAACCCAGG AATGAAGAGAGCAAGCTCCCTCAACTTCCTCAACAAGAGCACTGAGGAGACCACACAG GACGCCAACTCCGGACTCTCAGACTGCAGGGGACTAAGCGCCAGCAACGTGGACCTATCCAGACGCAGCTCCCTGATTGGCTAG
- the LOC139305619 gene encoding kinesin light chain 2-like isoform X2 has product MSAMVYPREEALERLSQDEIVLNTKAVMQGLETLRGEHAQLLNSLLDCTQPPAAQEKSGLLRKSLEAIELGLGEAQVIIALSSHLSAVESEKQKLRAQVRRLCQENQWLRDELAGTQHKLQRSEQSVAQLEEEKKHLEFMNQIKKFDDDVSPSEEKSQSSGGGSGGGDTSKDSLDDLFPNDDDQGPAQPSGEVAAQQGGYEIPARLRTLHNLVIQYASQGRYEVAVPLCKQALEDLEKTSGHDHPDVATMLNILALVYRDQNKYKEAAHLLNDALAIREKTLGKDHPAVAATLNNLAVLYGKRGKYKEAEPLCKRALEIREKVLGKYHPDVAKQLNNLALLCQNQGKYDEVEYYYRRALEIYESKLGADDPNVAKTKNNLATCYLKQGKFKDAEALYKEILTRAHEKEFGSVNNDNKPIWMHAEEREESKGKRKDSGPYVEYGSWYKACKVDSPTVNTTLKSLGALYRRQGKLEAAETLEECASKSRKQGIDAINQSKVVELLKDGGAGGGDRRHSREGINGPGGQRGESEGDDSAEWNGDGNGSLRRSGSFGKIRDALRRSSEMLVKKLQGSGPQEPRNPGMKRASSLNFLNKSTEETTQDANSGLSDCRGLSASNVDLSRRSSLIG; this is encoded by the exons ATGTCCGCCATGGTGTATCCACGTGAAGAAGCCCTGGAGCGACTGAGCCAGGATGAGATTGTCCTCAACACTAAGGCCGTCATGCAGGGCCTGGAGACGCTGCGCGGCGAACACGCCCAGCTCCTCAACTCGCTGCTGGACTGCACCCAGCCACCTGCCGCCCAGGAGAAATCTGGGCTGCTCCGTAAGAGTCTGGAGGCCATCGAGCTGGGCCTGGGAGAGGCACAG gtgATCATCGCCTTGTCGAGCCACCTGAGCGCCGTGGAGTCGGAGAAGCAGAAGCTGCGCGCTCAGGTGCGCCGGCTCTGCCAGGAGAACCAGTGGCTGCGGGACGAGCTGGCGGGAACGCAGCACAAGCTGCAGCGCAGCGAGCAGAGCGTcgcccagctggaggaggagaagaagcaCCTGGAGTTCATGAACCAGATCAAGAAGTTTGACGACGACGTCTCGCCCTCGGAGGAGAAGAGCCAGAGCTCCGGCGGcggaagtggaggaggagacactTCAAAGGACAGTCTGGACGACTTGTTCCCCAACGATGATGACCAGGGACCAG CCCAGCCCAGTGGAGAAGTGGCAGCCCAGCAGGGAGGCTACGAGATCCCGGCCCGCCTCAGGACGCTCCACAACCTGGTGATCCAGTACGCCTCCCAGGGGAGGTACGAGGTGGCCGTGCCGCTGTGCAAACAAGCCCTGGAGGACCTGGAGAAGACGTCTGGACACGACCACCCTGACGTAGCCACGATGCTCAACATCCTGGCCTTGGTGTACAG GGATCAGAACAAGTACAAAGAAGCGGCTCACCTTCTGAATGATGCCCTGGCCATCAGAGAGAAGACGCTGGGGAAGGATCATCCAGCTGTGGCTGCAACCCTCAACAACCTGGCTGTTCTGTACGGCAAGAGGGGCAAGTACAAGGAGGCCGAACCTCTCTGCAAGAGAGCGCTGGAGATCAGAGAGAAG GTGTTGGGGAAGTACCACCCAGATGTAGCCAAGCAGCTGAACAACTTGGCCCTGCTGTGTCAGAACCAGGGGAAGTACGACGAGGTGGAGTACTACTACAGACGAGCCCTGGAGATCTACGAgtccaaactgggagctgatgaCCCCAACGTGGCCAAGACCAAAAATAACCTG GCTACCTGCTACCTGAAGCAGGGCAAGTTCAAAGATGCTGAGGCTCTGTACAAAGAGATCCTGACCCGGGCTCACGAGAAGGAGTTTGGATCTGTCAACA ATGACAACAAGCCAATCTGGATGCacgcagaggagagagaggagagcaag GGTAAGCGCAAGGACTCTGGCCCATATGTAGAGTATGGAAGCTGGTACAAGGCCTGCAAGGTGGACAG cccCACAGTGAACACAACCCTCAAAAGCTTGGGGGCTTTGTACCGTCGTCAGGGCAAActggaggcagcagaaacactggAGGAGTGCGCCAGCAAGTCACGTAAACAG GGTATTGATGCCATTAACCAGAGTAAGGTGGTGGAGCTGCTGAAGGACGGGGGAGCTGGAGGGGGCGACAGACGACACAGCAGGGAAGGAATCAACGGGCCGGGGGGACAGCGGGGGGAGAGCGAGGGCGACGACTCCGCTGAGTGGAACGGG GATGGTAACGGGTCTCTGCGTCGCAGCGGCTCCTTCGGGAAGATTCGTGACGCGCTGAGAAGGAGCAGCGAGATGCTGGTGAAGAAGCTGCAGGGGAGCGGACCACAAGAGCCCCGCAACCCAGG AATGAAGAGAGCAAGCTCCCTCAACTTCCTCAACAAGAGCACTGAGGAGACCACACAG GACGCCAACTCCGGACTCTCAGACTGCAGGGGACTAAGCGCCAGCAACGTGGACCTATCCAGACGCAGCTCCCTGATTGGCTAG
- the LOC139305619 gene encoding kinesin light chain 2-like isoform X6, which yields MSAMVYPREEALERLSQDEIVLNTKAVMQGLETLRGEHAQLLNSLLDCTQPPAAQEKSGLLRKSLEAIELGLGEAQEKSQSSGGGSGGGDTSKDSLDDLFPNDDDQGPAPSQPSGEVAAQQGGYEIPARLRTLHNLVIQYASQGRYEVAVPLCKQALEDLEKTSGHDHPDVATMLNILALVYRDQNKYKEAAHLLNDALAIREKTLGKDHPAVAATLNNLAVLYGKRGKYKEAEPLCKRALEIREKVLGKYHPDVAKQLNNLALLCQNQGKYDEVEYYYRRALEIYESKLGADDPNVAKTKNNLATCYLKQGKFKDAEALYKEILTRAHEKEFGSVNNDNKPIWMHAEEREESKGKRKDSGPYVEYGSWYKACKVDSPTVNTTLKSLGALYRRQGKLEAAETLEECASKSRKQGIDAINQSKVVELLKDGGAGGGDRRHSREGINGPGGQRGESEGDDSAEWNGDGNGSLRRSGSFGKIRDALRRSSEMLVKKLQGSGPQEPRNPGMKRASSLNFLNKSTEETTQDANSGLSDCRGLSASNVDLSRRSSLIG from the exons ATGTCCGCCATGGTGTATCCACGTGAAGAAGCCCTGGAGCGACTGAGCCAGGATGAGATTGTCCTCAACACTAAGGCCGTCATGCAGGGCCTGGAGACGCTGCGCGGCGAACACGCCCAGCTCCTCAACTCGCTGCTGGACTGCACCCAGCCACCTGCCGCCCAGGAGAAATCTGGGCTGCTCCGTAAGAGTCTGGAGGCCATCGAGCTGGGCCTGGGAGAGGCACAG GAGAAGAGCCAGAGCTCCGGCGGcggaagtggaggaggagacactTCAAAGGACAGTCTGGACGACTTGTTCCCCAACGATGATGACCAGGGACCAG CTCCTT CCCAGCCCAGTGGAGAAGTGGCAGCCCAGCAGGGAGGCTACGAGATCCCGGCCCGCCTCAGGACGCTCCACAACCTGGTGATCCAGTACGCCTCCCAGGGGAGGTACGAGGTGGCCGTGCCGCTGTGCAAACAAGCCCTGGAGGACCTGGAGAAGACGTCTGGACACGACCACCCTGACGTAGCCACGATGCTCAACATCCTGGCCTTGGTGTACAG GGATCAGAACAAGTACAAAGAAGCGGCTCACCTTCTGAATGATGCCCTGGCCATCAGAGAGAAGACGCTGGGGAAGGATCATCCAGCTGTGGCTGCAACCCTCAACAACCTGGCTGTTCTGTACGGCAAGAGGGGCAAGTACAAGGAGGCCGAACCTCTCTGCAAGAGAGCGCTGGAGATCAGAGAGAAG GTGTTGGGGAAGTACCACCCAGATGTAGCCAAGCAGCTGAACAACTTGGCCCTGCTGTGTCAGAACCAGGGGAAGTACGACGAGGTGGAGTACTACTACAGACGAGCCCTGGAGATCTACGAgtccaaactgggagctgatgaCCCCAACGTGGCCAAGACCAAAAATAACCTG GCTACCTGCTACCTGAAGCAGGGCAAGTTCAAAGATGCTGAGGCTCTGTACAAAGAGATCCTGACCCGGGCTCACGAGAAGGAGTTTGGATCTGTCAACA ATGACAACAAGCCAATCTGGATGCacgcagaggagagagaggagagcaag GGTAAGCGCAAGGACTCTGGCCCATATGTAGAGTATGGAAGCTGGTACAAGGCCTGCAAGGTGGACAG cccCACAGTGAACACAACCCTCAAAAGCTTGGGGGCTTTGTACCGTCGTCAGGGCAAActggaggcagcagaaacactggAGGAGTGCGCCAGCAAGTCACGTAAACAG GGTATTGATGCCATTAACCAGAGTAAGGTGGTGGAGCTGCTGAAGGACGGGGGAGCTGGAGGGGGCGACAGACGACACAGCAGGGAAGGAATCAACGGGCCGGGGGGACAGCGGGGGGAGAGCGAGGGCGACGACTCCGCTGAGTGGAACGGG GATGGTAACGGGTCTCTGCGTCGCAGCGGCTCCTTCGGGAAGATTCGTGACGCGCTGAGAAGGAGCAGCGAGATGCTGGTGAAGAAGCTGCAGGGGAGCGGACCACAAGAGCCCCGCAACCCAGG AATGAAGAGAGCAAGCTCCCTCAACTTCCTCAACAAGAGCACTGAGGAGACCACACAG GACGCCAACTCCGGACTCTCAGACTGCAGGGGACTAAGCGCCAGCAACGTGGACCTATCCAGACGCAGCTCCCTGATTGGCTAG
- the LOC139305619 gene encoding kinesin light chain 2-like isoform X4, which produces MSAMVYPREEALERLSQDEIVLNTKAVMQGLETLRGEHAQLLNSLLDCTQPPAAQEKSGLLRKSLEAIELGLGEAQVIIALSSHLSAVESEKQKLRAQVRRLCQENQWLRDELAGTQHKLQRSEQSVAQLEEEKKHLEFMNQIKKFDDDVSPSEEKSQSSGGGSGGGDTSKDSLDDLFPNDDDQGPAPSQPSGEVAAQQGGYEIPARLRTLHNLVIQYASQGRYEVAVPLCKQALEDLEKTSGHDHPDVATMLNILALVYRDQNKYKEAAHLLNDALAIREKTLGKDHPAVAATLNNLAVLYGKRGKYKEAEPLCKRALEIREKVLGKYHPDVAKQLNNLALLCQNQGKYDEVEYYYRRALEIYESKLGADDPNVAKTKNNLATCYLKQGKFKDAEALYKEILTRAHEKEFGSVNNDNKPIWMHAEEREESKGKRKDSGPYVEYGSWYKACKVDSPTVNTTLKSLGALYRRQGKLEAAETLEECASKSRKQGIDAINQSKVVELLKDGGAGGGDRRHSREGINGPGGQRGESEGDDSAEWNGDGNGSLRRSGSFGKIRDALRRSSEMLVKKLQGSGPQEPRNPGMKRASSLNFLNKSTEETTQDANSGLSDCRGLSASNVDLSRRSSLIG; this is translated from the exons ATGTCCGCCATGGTGTATCCACGTGAAGAAGCCCTGGAGCGACTGAGCCAGGATGAGATTGTCCTCAACACTAAGGCCGTCATGCAGGGCCTGGAGACGCTGCGCGGCGAACACGCCCAGCTCCTCAACTCGCTGCTGGACTGCACCCAGCCACCTGCCGCCCAGGAGAAATCTGGGCTGCTCCGTAAGAGTCTGGAGGCCATCGAGCTGGGCCTGGGAGAGGCACAG gtgATCATCGCCTTGTCGAGCCACCTGAGCGCCGTGGAGTCGGAGAAGCAGAAGCTGCGCGCTCAGGTGCGCCGGCTCTGCCAGGAGAACCAGTGGCTGCGGGACGAGCTGGCGGGAACGCAGCACAAGCTGCAGCGCAGCGAGCAGAGCGTcgcccagctggaggaggagaagaagcaCCTGGAGTTCATGAACCAGATCAAGAAGTTTGACGACGACGTCTCGCCCTCGGAGGAGAAGAGCCAGAGCTCCGGCGGcggaagtggaggaggagacactTCAAAGGACAGTCTGGACGACTTGTTCCCCAACGATGATGACCAGGGACCAG CTCCTT CCCAGCCCAGTGGAGAAGTGGCAGCCCAGCAGGGAGGCTACGAGATCCCGGCCCGCCTCAGGACGCTCCACAACCTGGTGATCCAGTACGCCTCCCAGGGGAGGTACGAGGTGGCCGTGCCGCTGTGCAAACAAGCCCTGGAGGACCTGGAGAAGACGTCTGGACACGACCACCCTGACGTAGCCACGATGCTCAACATCCTGGCCTTGGTGTACAG GGATCAGAACAAGTACAAAGAAGCGGCTCACCTTCTGAATGATGCCCTGGCCATCAGAGAGAAGACGCTGGGGAAGGATCATCCAGCTGTGGCTGCAACCCTCAACAACCTGGCTGTTCTGTACGGCAAGAGGGGCAAGTACAAGGAGGCCGAACCTCTCTGCAAGAGAGCGCTGGAGATCAGAGAGAAG GTGTTGGGGAAGTACCACCCAGATGTAGCCAAGCAGCTGAACAACTTGGCCCTGCTGTGTCAGAACCAGGGGAAGTACGACGAGGTGGAGTACTACTACAGACGAGCCCTGGAGATCTACGAgtccaaactgggagctgatgaCCCCAACGTGGCCAAGACCAAAAATAACCTG GCTACCTGCTACCTGAAGCAGGGCAAGTTCAAAGATGCTGAGGCTCTGTACAAAGAGATCCTGACCCGGGCTCACGAGAAGGAGTTTGGATCTGTCAACA ATGACAACAAGCCAATCTGGATGCacgcagaggagagagaggagagcaag GGTAAGCGCAAGGACTCTGGCCCATATGTAGAGTATGGAAGCTGGTACAAGGCCTGCAAGGTGGACAG cccCACAGTGAACACAACCCTCAAAAGCTTGGGGGCTTTGTACCGTCGTCAGGGCAAActggaggcagcagaaacactggAGGAGTGCGCCAGCAAGTCACGTAAACAG GGTATTGATGCCATTAACCAGAGTAAGGTGGTGGAGCTGCTGAAGGACGGGGGAGCTGGAGGGGGCGACAGACGACACAGCAGGGAAGGAATCAACGGGCCGGGGGGACAGCGGGGGGAGAGCGAGGGCGACGACTCCGCTGAGTGGAACGGG GATGGTAACGGGTCTCTGCGTCGCAGCGGCTCCTTCGGGAAGATTCGTGACGCGCTGAGAAGGAGCAGCGAGATGCTGGTGAAGAAGCTGCAGGGGAGCGGACCACAAGAGCCCCGCAACCCAGG AATGAAGAGAGCAAGCTCCCTCAACTTCCTCAACAAGAGCACTGAGGAGACCACACAG GACGCCAACTCCGGACTCTCAGACTGCAGGGGACTAAGCGCCAGCAACGTGGACCTATCCAGACGCAGCTCCCTGATTGGCTAG
- the LOC139305619 gene encoding kinesin light chain 2-like isoform X1, with translation MSAMVYPREEALERLSQDEIVLNTKAVMQGLETLRGEHAQLLNSLLDCTQPPAAQEKSGLLRKSLEAIELGLGEAQVIIALSSHLSAVESEKQKLRAQVRRLCQENQWLRDELAGTQHKLQRSEQSVAQLEEEKKHLEFMNQIKKFDDDVSPSEEKSQSSGGGSGGGDTSKDSLDDLFPNDDDQGPAQPSGEVAAQQGGYEIPARLRTLHNLVIQYASQGRYEVAVPLCKQALEDLEKTSGHDHPDVATMLNILALVYRDQNKYKEAAHLLNDALAIREKTLGKDHPAVAATLNNLAVLYGKRGKYKEAEPLCKRALEIREKVLGKYHPDVAKQLNNLALLCQNQGKYDEVEYYYRRALEIYESKLGADDPNVAKTKNNLATCYLKQGKFKDAEALYKEILTRAHEKEFGSVNNDNKPIWMHAEEREESKGKRKDSGPYVEYGSWYKACKVDSPTVNTTLKSLGALYRRQGKLEAAETLEECASKSRKQGIDAINQSKVVELLKDGGAGGGDRRHSREGINGPGGQRGESEGDDSAEWNGVTLVLCFFPQDGNGSLRRSGSFGKIRDALRRSSEMLVKKLQGSGPQEPRNPGMKRASSLNFLNKSTEETTQDANSGLSDCRGLSASNVDLSRRSSLIG, from the exons ATGTCCGCCATGGTGTATCCACGTGAAGAAGCCCTGGAGCGACTGAGCCAGGATGAGATTGTCCTCAACACTAAGGCCGTCATGCAGGGCCTGGAGACGCTGCGCGGCGAACACGCCCAGCTCCTCAACTCGCTGCTGGACTGCACCCAGCCACCTGCCGCCCAGGAGAAATCTGGGCTGCTCCGTAAGAGTCTGGAGGCCATCGAGCTGGGCCTGGGAGAGGCACAG gtgATCATCGCCTTGTCGAGCCACCTGAGCGCCGTGGAGTCGGAGAAGCAGAAGCTGCGCGCTCAGGTGCGCCGGCTCTGCCAGGAGAACCAGTGGCTGCGGGACGAGCTGGCGGGAACGCAGCACAAGCTGCAGCGCAGCGAGCAGAGCGTcgcccagctggaggaggagaagaagcaCCTGGAGTTCATGAACCAGATCAAGAAGTTTGACGACGACGTCTCGCCCTCGGAGGAGAAGAGCCAGAGCTCCGGCGGcggaagtggaggaggagacactTCAAAGGACAGTCTGGACGACTTGTTCCCCAACGATGATGACCAGGGACCAG CCCAGCCCAGTGGAGAAGTGGCAGCCCAGCAGGGAGGCTACGAGATCCCGGCCCGCCTCAGGACGCTCCACAACCTGGTGATCCAGTACGCCTCCCAGGGGAGGTACGAGGTGGCCGTGCCGCTGTGCAAACAAGCCCTGGAGGACCTGGAGAAGACGTCTGGACACGACCACCCTGACGTAGCCACGATGCTCAACATCCTGGCCTTGGTGTACAG GGATCAGAACAAGTACAAAGAAGCGGCTCACCTTCTGAATGATGCCCTGGCCATCAGAGAGAAGACGCTGGGGAAGGATCATCCAGCTGTGGCTGCAACCCTCAACAACCTGGCTGTTCTGTACGGCAAGAGGGGCAAGTACAAGGAGGCCGAACCTCTCTGCAAGAGAGCGCTGGAGATCAGAGAGAAG GTGTTGGGGAAGTACCACCCAGATGTAGCCAAGCAGCTGAACAACTTGGCCCTGCTGTGTCAGAACCAGGGGAAGTACGACGAGGTGGAGTACTACTACAGACGAGCCCTGGAGATCTACGAgtccaaactgggagctgatgaCCCCAACGTGGCCAAGACCAAAAATAACCTG GCTACCTGCTACCTGAAGCAGGGCAAGTTCAAAGATGCTGAGGCTCTGTACAAAGAGATCCTGACCCGGGCTCACGAGAAGGAGTTTGGATCTGTCAACA ATGACAACAAGCCAATCTGGATGCacgcagaggagagagaggagagcaag GGTAAGCGCAAGGACTCTGGCCCATATGTAGAGTATGGAAGCTGGTACAAGGCCTGCAAGGTGGACAG cccCACAGTGAACACAACCCTCAAAAGCTTGGGGGCTTTGTACCGTCGTCAGGGCAAActggaggcagcagaaacactggAGGAGTGCGCCAGCAAGTCACGTAAACAG GGTATTGATGCCATTAACCAGAGTAAGGTGGTGGAGCTGCTGAAGGACGGGGGAGCTGGAGGGGGCGACAGACGACACAGCAGGGAAGGAATCAACGGGCCGGGGGGACAGCGGGGGGAGAGCGAGGGCGACGACTCCGCTGAGTGGAACGGGGTCA CT TTGGTTTTATGTTTCTTTCCTCAGGATGGTAACGGGTCTCTGCGTCGCAGCGGCTCCTTCGGGAAGATTCGTGACGCGCTGAGAAGGAGCAGCGAGATGCTGGTGAAGAAGCTGCAGGGGAGCGGACCACAAGAGCCCCGCAACCCAGG AATGAAGAGAGCAAGCTCCCTCAACTTCCTCAACAAGAGCACTGAGGAGACCACACAG GACGCCAACTCCGGACTCTCAGACTGCAGGGGACTAAGCGCCAGCAACGTGGACCTATCCAGACGCAGCTCCCTGATTGGCTAG